The following are encoded in a window of Flavobacterium cupriresistens genomic DNA:
- a CDS encoding 3-hydroxyacyl-CoA dehydrogenase/enoyl-CoA hydratase family protein yields the protein MKRTIKKVAVIGSGIMGSGIACHFANIGVEVLLLDIVPRELTEAEAKKGLTLESKAVRNRLVNDHLANSLKSKPSPIYSQKFANRITTGNTTDDMAKIANVDWIIEVVVERLDIKKLVFEQIEKFRKPGTLVTSNTSGIPIHFMSEGRSEDFQQHFCGTHFFNPARYLKLFEIIPGPKTSTEVLDFLNEYGSKFLGKTSVVAKDTPAFIGNRIGIFGIQSLFHLVKEMGLTIEEVDKLTGPVIGRPKSATFRTVDVVGLDTLVHVANGIYENCPNDEQHELFKLPDFINKMMENNWLGSKTGQGFYKKVDRDILSLDLDTLEYRPAKKASFATLELTKTIDKPINRFKVLVKGKDKAGEFYRKSFAGMFAYVSNRIPEISDELYKIDDAMKAGFGWENGPFEIWDAIGVANGIEIMKAEGLAPAAWVTEMLASGSESFYSVKEGATYFYNIPTKSQVKVPGQDSFIILNNIRESKKVWSNSGAIIQDLGDGILNLEFQSKMNTIGGDVLAAINKAIDLSEKEYQGLVIGNQAANFSVGANIGMIFMMAVEQEYDELNMAIKLFQDTMMRVRYSSIPVIVAPHGMTFGGGCEMSLHADKVVAAAETYMGLVEFGVGVLPGGGGSKEMALRASDLFRKNDVELNVLQEYFLTIAMAKVSTSGYEAFDTGLLQHGKDIIVVNKDRQIAEAKKHALLMAEAGYTQPIRRTDVKVLGKQALGMFLVGTDQMEAGKYISEHDKKIANKLAYVMAGGDLSEATLVSEQYLLDIEREAFLSLCTERKTLERIQYMLTKGKPLRN from the coding sequence ATGAAACGCACAATTAAAAAAGTCGCTGTAATCGGATCCGGAATTATGGGTTCAGGAATAGCTTGCCATTTTGCTAATATTGGTGTTGAAGTTTTACTGCTTGACATCGTACCGCGCGAGTTGACAGAAGCTGAAGCTAAAAAAGGATTAACACTTGAAAGCAAAGCAGTTCGTAACCGATTGGTAAACGATCATTTAGCAAACTCCTTAAAATCTAAACCCTCTCCTATTTACAGTCAGAAATTCGCAAACCGAATTACGACCGGAAATACGACAGACGATATGGCAAAAATTGCCAACGTAGATTGGATTATTGAGGTTGTTGTCGAGCGTCTGGATATTAAGAAATTAGTATTCGAACAAATTGAAAAATTCCGTAAACCGGGAACTTTAGTTACTTCTAATACTTCCGGTATTCCAATTCACTTTATGAGCGAAGGAAGAAGTGAAGATTTTCAACAACACTTCTGTGGGACACACTTTTTTAACCCTGCGCGTTACTTAAAATTATTCGAAATCATTCCTGGCCCAAAAACTTCAACTGAAGTATTGGATTTCTTAAATGAGTACGGATCTAAATTCTTAGGAAAAACTTCGGTTGTTGCTAAAGATACTCCGGCATTTATTGGAAACAGAATTGGTATTTTCGGAATTCAGAGTTTATTCCATTTAGTAAAAGAAATGGGATTAACAATCGAAGAAGTTGATAAATTAACCGGTCCGGTTATTGGTCGTCCAAAATCAGCTACTTTCCGTACTGTTGACGTTGTTGGTTTAGATACTTTGGTACACGTTGCCAACGGTATTTACGAAAACTGTCCGAACGACGAACAACACGAATTGTTCAAACTTCCTGATTTCATCAACAAAATGATGGAAAATAATTGGTTGGGAAGCAAAACTGGACAAGGTTTCTACAAAAAAGTAGACAGAGATATTCTTTCTCTAGACTTAGATACATTAGAATACCGTCCGGCTAAAAAAGCTTCTTTCGCTACTTTAGAATTAACTAAAACTATCGATAAACCAATCAATCGTTTTAAAGTTCTGGTAAAAGGAAAAGACAAAGCAGGAGAATTCTACCGTAAGAGTTTCGCCGGAATGTTTGCTTATGTGTCAAACAGAATTCCTGAAATCTCAGACGAATTATACAAAATAGACGACGCCATGAAAGCTGGTTTTGGATGGGAAAATGGTCCATTCGAAATTTGGGATGCCATTGGTGTTGCCAACGGAATCGAAATCATGAAAGCAGAAGGTTTAGCACCTGCTGCATGGGTTACTGAAATGTTAGCGTCAGGAAGTGAAAGTTTCTACTCTGTAAAAGAAGGAGCCACTTATTTCTACAACATTCCAACAAAATCTCAAGTAAAAGTTCCTGGACAAGATTCATTCATTATCCTAAACAACATTCGCGAAAGCAAAAAAGTTTGGAGTAACAGTGGTGCAATTATCCAAGATTTAGGAGATGGAATTTTGAACTTAGAATTCCAATCTAAAATGAATACCATTGGTGGTGATGTACTTGCTGCTATCAATAAAGCAATCGACTTATCTGAAAAAGAATACCAAGGTTTAGTAATTGGTAACCAAGCAGCGAATTTCTCTGTTGGTGCTAATATCGGTATGATTTTCATGATGGCGGTTGAACAAGAATACGACGAATTAAACATGGCGATCAAATTATTCCAGGATACTATGATGCGTGTACGTTACTCTTCAATTCCCGTAATTGTGGCACCTCACGGTATGACTTTTGGAGGTGGATGCGAAATGAGCTTACATGCTGATAAAGTCGTAGCTGCTGCTGAAACTTACATGGGATTAGTTGAATTCGGAGTTGGGGTACTTCCTGGTGGTGGTGGATCTAAAGAAATGGCTTTAAGAGCTTCTGATTTATTCCGCAAAAACGATGTGGAATTAAATGTTCTTCAAGAATATTTCTTAACGATCGCTATGGCTAAAGTTTCAACTTCAGGTTATGAAGCTTTTGACACTGGACTTTTACAACACGGTAAAGATATCATTGTAGTAAACAAAGACCGTCAGATTGCTGAAGCCAAAAAGCATGCTTTGTTAATGGCAGAAGCAGGTTATACACAACCGATCAGAAGAACTGATGTGAAAGTATTAGGAAAACAAGCTCTTGGAATGTTCTTAGTTGGAACAGACCAAATGGAAGCCGGTAAATATATTTCTGAGCACGATAAGAAAATCGCAAACAAACTGGCTTACGTTATGGCTGGTGGTGATTTATCTGAAGCAACATTAGTATCTGAACAATATTTGTTAGATATCGAACGTGAAGCTTTCTTATCTCTTTGTACAGAGAGAAAAACATTGGAAAGAATTCAATACATGTTAACTAAAGGGAAACCACTTCGTAATTAG
- a CDS encoding thiolase family protein: MKTAYIVKAYRTAVGKAPKGVFRFKRPDELAAETIQFMMDELPDFDKKRIDDVMVGNAMPEAEQGLNVGRLISLMGLKVEDVPGVTVNRYCASGLETIGMATAKIQSGMADCIIAGGAESMSFIPMGGYKPTPDYKVAAAGHEDYYWGMGLTAEAVANQYKISREDQDEFAYNSHMKALKAQAEGKFDKQIVPITVEQTFINENGKKETKSYVVKQDEGPRAGTSVAALSGLRPVFAADGSVTAGNSSQMSDGAAFVLIMSEDMVKELNLEPIARLVNFASSGVEPRIMGIGPVKAIPKALKQAGLTLNDIELIELNEAFASQALAVTRELNINPEIINVNGGAISLGHPLGCTGAKLSVQLFDEMKRRGNKYGIVSMCVGTGQGSAGIYEVL; the protein is encoded by the coding sequence ATGAAAACAGCATATATCGTTAAAGCTTACCGTACTGCGGTAGGAAAAGCACCAAAAGGGGTTTTTAGATTTAAAAGACCTGATGAATTAGCTGCAGAAACCATTCAGTTTATGATGGACGAACTGCCTGATTTTGACAAAAAACGTATCGATGACGTTATGGTAGGAAATGCCATGCCGGAAGCAGAACAAGGACTAAACGTTGGACGTTTGATCTCTTTAATGGGATTAAAAGTAGAAGATGTTCCTGGTGTAACTGTAAACCGTTACTGTGCCTCCGGATTAGAAACTATCGGAATGGCTACTGCTAAAATTCAATCGGGAATGGCTGATTGTATTATTGCAGGTGGTGCAGAAAGCATGAGTTTTATTCCAATGGGAGGTTACAAACCAACTCCGGATTATAAAGTAGCGGCTGCAGGTCATGAAGATTATTACTGGGGAATGGGTTTAACTGCTGAGGCGGTTGCCAACCAATATAAAATCTCAAGAGAAGATCAGGATGAGTTTGCTTACAATTCTCATATGAAAGCTTTAAAAGCACAGGCAGAAGGAAAATTTGACAAACAAATCGTTCCAATTACTGTTGAGCAGACTTTCATTAACGAAAATGGTAAAAAAGAAACAAAATCATACGTAGTAAAACAAGACGAAGGTCCAAGAGCCGGAACATCTGTTGCTGCATTATCAGGACTAAGACCTGTTTTTGCTGCTGACGGAAGTGTAACTGCCGGTAACTCTTCTCAAATGAGTGACGGAGCTGCTTTTGTTTTAATCATGAGTGAGGATATGGTGAAAGAATTAAATCTTGAGCCAATCGCCAGATTAGTAAACTTCGCTTCTTCAGGTGTTGAGCCTAGAATTATGGGTATCGGTCCGGTAAAAGCAATTCCAAAAGCATTAAAACAAGCTGGATTGACTTTGAACGATATCGAATTAATTGAATTAAACGAAGCGTTTGCTTCTCAAGCTTTAGCAGTTACTCGTGAATTAAATATTAATCCAGAGATCATCAATGTCAATGGAGGTGCGATTTCTTTAGGACATCCGCTAGGTTGTACAGGAGCGAAACTTTCTGTTCAGTTATTTGATGAAATGAAACGCAGAGGTAACAAATACGGAATCGTAAGTATGTGTGTTGGAACTGGGCAAGGTTCTGCGGGGATTTACGAGGTATTATAA